A single genomic interval of Mycobacteriales bacterium harbors:
- a CDS encoding LLM class flavin-dependent oxidoreductase, which produces MRVGTALPQRRVDAAFLDVARECEDQGFDRVSVYDHLVPLGAPDATPVLEAFTTLAAVAAATARIGLVTLVVRAAMRPPAMTAHLARTLHGLAGERFVLGLGTGDASSAREDDLLGQPHLDPAARRDALRATVAAVRATVPGLPVWVGGNGARTRALAAEVADGWNCWALTPDEVRAAAAPGTVSWGGQVVLGTTAAEAAERLASWSPGRDPAERERALTGTPDDVAAGLLALRDAGVAEAVVAFVGGDADAQRRAFARDVLPLVRGARP; this is translated from the coding sequence GTGAGGGTCGGGACGGCGCTGCCGCAACGCCGCGTGGACGCGGCGTTCCTCGACGTGGCGCGCGAGTGCGAGGACCAGGGCTTCGACCGGGTGTCGGTCTACGACCACCTGGTGCCGCTCGGCGCCCCGGACGCGACGCCGGTGCTGGAGGCGTTCACGACCCTCGCGGCGGTGGCCGCGGCGACCGCGCGGATCGGGCTGGTGACGCTCGTGGTGCGCGCGGCGATGCGGCCGCCGGCGATGACCGCGCACCTGGCCCGGACGCTGCACGGGCTGGCGGGGGAGCGGTTCGTGCTGGGGCTCGGCACCGGCGACGCGAGCAGCGCGCGCGAGGACGACCTGCTCGGGCAGCCGCACCTCGACCCGGCCGCGCGCCGCGACGCGCTGCGCGCCACGGTCGCCGCGGTCCGCGCGACGGTGCCGGGCCTGCCCGTCTGGGTCGGCGGCAACGGCGCCCGCACCCGCGCGCTCGCCGCCGAGGTCGCCGACGGCTGGAACTGCTGGGCGCTGACGCCGGACGAGGTCCGCGCGGCGGCGGCGCCGGGCACGGTGTCGTGGGGCGGGCAGGTGGTGCTCGGCACGACCGCGGCCGAGGCGGCCGAACGCCTCGCCTCGTGGTCGCCGGGCCGCGACCCGGCCGAGCGCGAGCGCGCGCTGACCGGCACCCCCGACGACGTCGCGGCGGGGCTGCTCGCGCTGCGCGACGCGGGCGTCGCGGAGGCGGTCGTGGCGTTCGTGGGAGGCGACGCGGACGCGCAGCGCCGCGCTTTCGCCCGCGACGTCCTGCCACTCGTGCGGGGTGCCCGGCCGTAG
- a CDS encoding site-2 protease family protein, translating to MALPVPGRDARGLLNFRLLGFPVSIHASFLLVVGLFHFSISRDLRDTAIWVAVVTVSVIAHELGHALLAAPCGGQPRIDLYGMAGLTTWQPGRASRGRRVAVSVAGPAAGVAFGLAALAAGAALRPEPGSAADAVVAYAAFANLLWGLLNLLPILPLDGGQVVHALMPGRDPATRLRRTAYLSIGVAAVVAVAAFAVGEHYGAAFIVYFAFGNVQTVRALSQAQTGTPFAQRLNAAEEAIANARPEEALSTLPEPDQAPAEWRAGVALLRSMALLRLDRAADAQRTLVDGLPDGMRLDPAYEGAVLLANGQDRLARERLASMRHPAPWAVRELTALLLRRGEDPDPVLGDLAPEAAAGAHQACLAAGDWGRAGRWGEVALRAADASPFVAYTTACAWSRAEDAPRALRALDVAVDLGFRDLATAESDPDLALARGARGWDEVAERLRGLGAPPQRG from the coding sequence GTGGCGCTGCCGGTCCCCGGTCGGGACGCACGGGGGCTGCTGAACTTCCGGCTGCTCGGGTTCCCGGTCAGCATCCACGCGAGCTTCCTCCTCGTCGTCGGCCTGTTCCACTTCTCGATCAGCCGCGACCTGCGCGACACGGCGATCTGGGTCGCCGTCGTGACGGTGTCGGTGATCGCGCACGAGCTGGGGCACGCGCTCCTCGCGGCACCGTGCGGCGGGCAGCCGCGCATCGACCTCTACGGCATGGCCGGTCTGACGACGTGGCAGCCGGGCCGGGCGAGCCGGGGCCGCCGCGTCGCGGTGAGCGTGGCCGGGCCGGCGGCGGGGGTGGCGTTCGGGCTGGCGGCGCTGGCGGCCGGGGCGGCGCTGCGGCCCGAGCCGGGGTCGGCGGCCGACGCGGTCGTGGCCTACGCGGCGTTCGCCAACCTGCTCTGGGGCCTGCTCAACCTGCTGCCGATCCTGCCGCTCGACGGCGGCCAGGTCGTGCACGCGCTGATGCCGGGCCGCGACCCGGCGACCCGGCTGCGGCGGACGGCGTACCTGTCGATCGGCGTCGCGGCGGTGGTCGCGGTCGCCGCGTTCGCGGTGGGGGAGCATTACGGCGCGGCGTTCATCGTCTACTTCGCCTTCGGCAACGTGCAGACGGTCCGGGCGCTCAGCCAGGCGCAGACGGGGACGCCGTTCGCGCAGCGGCTGAACGCCGCCGAGGAGGCGATCGCGAACGCCCGCCCGGAGGAGGCGCTGAGCACCCTGCCGGAGCCGGACCAGGCGCCGGCGGAGTGGCGCGCGGGCGTGGCGCTGCTGCGGTCGATGGCGCTGCTGCGGCTGGACCGCGCGGCCGACGCGCAGCGCACGCTCGTCGACGGGCTGCCGGACGGGATGCGGCTGGACCCGGCGTACGAGGGCGCGGTGCTGCTGGCGAACGGCCAGGACCGGCTCGCCCGCGAACGTCTCGCGAGCATGCGCCACCCGGCGCCGTGGGCGGTGCGGGAGCTGACGGCGCTGCTGCTGCGGCGCGGCGAGGACCCGGACCCGGTGCTCGGCGACCTGGCGCCGGAGGCGGCGGCGGGCGCGCACCAGGCCTGCCTGGCGGCGGGCGACTGGGGGCGAGCCGGGCGGTGGGGCGAGGTCGCGCTGCGGGCGGCGGACGCGTCGCCGTTCGTCGCGTACACGACGGCCTGCGCGTGGTCGCGCGCGGAGGACGCGCCGCGCGCGCTGCGGGCGCTGGACGTGGCGGTCGACCTGGGGTTCCGCGACCTGGCCACGGCGGAGTCGGACCCGGACCTGGCGCTGGCGCGCGGCGCCCGCGGGTGGGACGAGGTGGCGGAGCGGCTGCGCGGTTTGGGCGCGCCCCCGCAACGCGGCTAG
- a CDS encoding metallophosphoesterase — MRVSVVSDVHGATDALARAGDGADALVCLGDLIHFIDYGDYSGIMADLFGVDAVRKLVELRTARRFDDARDWSRQLWATIEEDRFAVLDRAIRGQYEELFAAFPTPTYLTYGNVDLPHLYADYLRDGVTLLDGEVVEIGGRTFGFVGGGLRTPMRTPTEIDDDVYAAKVAAVGAVDVLCCHIPPHLPELVYDTAAERFERGSEAVLEAIRETQPAYCLFGHVHQPLRASVRIGRTECVNVGHFRGTGRPFVLEW, encoded by the coding sequence ATGCGGGTCTCGGTCGTCAGCGACGTGCACGGCGCCACCGACGCGCTCGCCCGCGCCGGCGACGGCGCCGACGCGCTCGTCTGCCTCGGCGACCTGATCCACTTCATCGACTACGGCGACTACTCCGGGATCATGGCCGACCTGTTCGGGGTCGACGCCGTGCGGAAGCTGGTCGAGCTGCGCACCGCGCGGCGCTTCGACGACGCGCGCGACTGGTCGCGGCAGCTCTGGGCGACCATCGAGGAGGACCGGTTCGCCGTCCTGGACCGGGCGATCCGGGGGCAGTACGAGGAGCTGTTCGCGGCGTTCCCGACGCCGACGTACCTCACCTACGGCAACGTCGACCTCCCGCACCTCTACGCCGACTACCTGCGCGACGGCGTGACGTTGCTGGACGGGGAGGTCGTGGAGATCGGCGGGCGGACGTTCGGGTTCGTCGGCGGCGGGCTGCGCACGCCGATGCGGACGCCGACCGAGATCGACGACGACGTGTACGCCGCCAAGGTCGCGGCCGTCGGGGCCGTCGACGTCCTCTGCTGCCACATCCCGCCGCACCTGCCGGAGCTGGTCTACGACACCGCCGCCGAGCGGTTCGAGCGCGGCAGCGAGGCGGTGCTGGAGGCGATCCGCGAGACGCAGCCTGCGTACTGCTTGTTCGGGCACGTGCACCAGCCGCTGCGCGCGTCCGTTCGCATCGGGCGCACCGAGTGCGTCAACGTCGGCCACTTCCGGGGCACCGGGCGGCCGTTCGTCCTGGAGTGGTGA
- a CDS encoding AAA family ATPase yields the protein MTAFRPGTSVRCRGCGGALPGGAVACPACGLATVPAERKLGTLLFADLAGYTELGTRLDPEVVHTLVRPAMAALRRLVESYGAAVPEGLQGDGFMAVFGAPLAHEDDAERAVRAALAMQEHHAAARARSRGAALPHLRTGVATSEVYVAPTAEAGGFSVTGEAVNLAARLCSLARPGQVLVTDRTRELTRTAIEYGPPRERLVKGFADRVTVVRALRPLPGVTTRHRPPDTPYVERADVFAALDRAWRRAVARRTTEVVVVVGDAGQGKSRLALEYARRRKEADVLAGGCSPYGDDAAFGALRAALARRFAVALPARAEDLVAELRGYADELGLGEAAAFLASWLAGLLAGTDRGGADVRLDTAFGALRLLVEALGRSRPVLLVMDDLHWAAPDELELLRRVAAQPWDAPVLVLCLCRPGTTGLPPAPVVELNALDPPQVSEMVGGLLGTTPSPRVVDELSDRTGGNPLFVEECVTRLHERGAIDASRVDTDELARVPYSMRQFITSRLDELPAAEKALLQDASVIGPVFWDTLLAAVALRPGVEATLDALERRGLVRRTVTSSVPGAVEARFRHALICDVAYGSLAHRDRADKHRAVAEALQRMRLEGRGHAAPLSLLAHHYAAAWRALRAGTVQGQPPCEPARLAVDHLLAWATEIAPAQPRRAEAAFASALEIVADAPGCLDDAVRARLHTGHAGTLTELARHDEAVAAADAALALAGERADLAARARLLRARALSESGRLAESAPDVAAARAAFAALGDAGGEADALWVEAMNLRYDDMARHIQLSREVYDAYARAGSREQQAWLAQDLAYLLTLEGGPDQRRWAVEAARLIDRETDLRGRAALTRTDALLASFRRDWAGALRLARDAEEDAHDSGAVWVEVDALLVQQECLGMTGELEAAERVRERLVALAGALAAPRVRAMSALVAARVRPRSRRPDEARALLAEARELLRARNARLDLLEADVAEAYVALDTGRWADVPALTAPLVSYADGRGWGLYAASARMVTGRAVLALDPAAAAEPLAETLDAARRHDVPQLGALAAACVEQAQLLVGDDTTASIGDNAAGLVETRAMLAENVALRALRAGDPAGAARRLDDAARLWATLGATVWLARSLVWEAECLRRAGDAGADRVEEPVPDLLRDLAAPDGLATALRAALPS from the coding sequence GTGACGGCTTTCCGCCCGGGGACGTCGGTCCGCTGCCGCGGCTGCGGCGGCGCGCTCCCGGGCGGGGCCGTCGCCTGCCCGGCCTGCGGGCTCGCGACGGTGCCGGCCGAGCGCAAGCTCGGCACGCTGCTGTTCGCCGACCTGGCCGGCTACACCGAGCTCGGCACCCGGCTCGACCCGGAGGTCGTGCACACGCTGGTGCGGCCGGCCATGGCGGCGTTGCGGCGGCTGGTCGAGTCCTACGGCGCGGCCGTGCCGGAGGGGTTGCAGGGCGACGGGTTCATGGCCGTCTTCGGCGCGCCGCTGGCGCACGAGGACGACGCCGAGCGCGCCGTCCGCGCGGCGCTGGCGATGCAGGAGCACCACGCGGCCGCCCGCGCGCGCTCGCGCGGCGCCGCGCTGCCGCACCTGCGCACCGGCGTCGCGACGAGCGAGGTCTACGTCGCGCCGACCGCCGAGGCGGGCGGGTTCTCCGTCACCGGCGAGGCGGTCAACCTCGCCGCCCGGCTCTGCTCGCTCGCCCGCCCCGGCCAGGTGCTGGTGACCGACCGGACCCGCGAGCTGACCCGCACCGCGATCGAGTACGGCCCGCCGCGCGAACGCCTCGTCAAGGGCTTCGCCGACCGCGTCACCGTCGTGCGCGCGCTGCGCCCGCTGCCCGGCGTGACGACGCGGCACCGGCCGCCGGACACGCCGTACGTCGAGCGCGCCGACGTGTTCGCCGCGCTCGACCGGGCCTGGCGGCGCGCCGTCGCGCGGCGCACCACCGAGGTCGTCGTCGTCGTCGGCGACGCCGGCCAGGGGAAGTCGCGGCTCGCGCTGGAGTACGCGCGCCGCCGCAAGGAGGCCGACGTGCTCGCCGGCGGCTGCTCGCCGTACGGCGACGACGCGGCGTTCGGCGCGCTGCGCGCGGCGCTGGCACGGCGGTTCGCGGTGGCGCTGCCGGCCCGCGCCGAGGACCTCGTGGCCGAGCTGCGCGGCTACGCCGACGAGCTCGGGCTCGGCGAGGCGGCGGCGTTCCTCGCGAGCTGGCTGGCCGGGCTGCTCGCCGGCACCGACCGCGGCGGCGCGGACGTGCGGCTGGACACGGCGTTCGGCGCGTTGCGGCTGCTGGTCGAGGCGCTGGGCCGCAGCCGGCCGGTGCTGCTCGTCATGGACGACCTGCACTGGGCCGCGCCGGACGAGCTGGAGCTGCTGCGGCGCGTGGCCGCGCAGCCGTGGGACGCGCCGGTGCTCGTGCTCTGCCTCTGCCGCCCCGGCACGACCGGGCTGCCGCCCGCGCCGGTCGTGGAGCTGAACGCCCTCGACCCGCCGCAGGTGTCGGAGATGGTCGGCGGGCTGCTCGGCACGACGCCGTCGCCGCGGGTCGTGGACGAGCTGTCCGACCGCACCGGTGGCAACCCGCTGTTCGTGGAGGAGTGCGTCACCCGGCTGCACGAGCGCGGCGCGATCGACGCCTCCCGTGTCGACACCGACGAGCTGGCGCGGGTGCCCTACTCGATGCGGCAGTTCATCACCAGCCGCCTGGACGAGCTGCCCGCCGCGGAGAAGGCGCTGCTGCAGGACGCGTCGGTGATCGGCCCGGTGTTCTGGGACACGCTGCTCGCCGCCGTCGCCCTGCGGCCCGGCGTCGAGGCGACCCTCGACGCGCTGGAACGCCGTGGCCTGGTCCGGCGCACCGTCACCTCGTCGGTGCCGGGCGCGGTCGAGGCGAGGTTCCGGCACGCGCTGATCTGCGACGTCGCGTACGGCTCGCTCGCCCACCGCGACCGCGCCGACAAGCACCGCGCCGTCGCCGAGGCGTTGCAACGGATGCGGCTCGAGGGCCGCGGCCACGCCGCGCCGCTGTCGCTGCTCGCCCACCACTACGCCGCCGCCTGGCGGGCGCTACGCGCCGGCACGGTGCAGGGGCAGCCGCCGTGCGAGCCGGCCCGGCTCGCCGTCGACCACCTGCTCGCCTGGGCCACCGAGATCGCGCCGGCCCAGCCGCGCCGGGCGGAGGCGGCGTTCGCGTCGGCGCTGGAGATCGTCGCCGACGCGCCCGGCTGCCTGGACGACGCGGTCCGCGCCCGGCTGCACACCGGCCACGCCGGGACGCTGACCGAGCTGGCCCGGCACGACGAGGCGGTCGCCGCCGCCGACGCGGCGCTCGCGCTCGCGGGGGAGCGTGCCGACCTCGCCGCCCGTGCGCGGCTGCTGCGCGCGCGGGCGCTGTCGGAGAGCGGGCGGCTCGCCGAGTCGGCGCCCGACGTCGCGGCGGCGCGGGCGGCGTTCGCCGCGCTCGGCGACGCCGGCGGCGAGGCGGACGCGTTGTGGGTCGAGGCGATGAACCTCCGCTACGACGACATGGCGCGGCACATCCAGCTCTCCCGCGAGGTCTACGACGCCTACGCCCGCGCCGGCAGCCGCGAGCAGCAGGCGTGGCTCGCGCAGGACCTCGCGTACCTGCTGACGCTGGAGGGCGGCCCGGACCAGCGGCGGTGGGCGGTCGAGGCGGCGCGGCTCATCGACCGCGAGACCGACCTGCGCGGGCGGGCGGCGCTGACGCGCACCGACGCCCTGCTGGCGTCGTTCCGCCGCGACTGGGCGGGGGCGTTGCGGCTGGCCCGCGACGCCGAGGAGGACGCGCACGACAGCGGCGCCGTGTGGGTCGAGGTCGACGCGCTGCTCGTGCAGCAGGAGTGCCTGGGCATGACCGGCGAGCTGGAGGCCGCCGAACGCGTCCGCGAACGCCTCGTCGCCCTCGCCGGCGCGCTCGCCGCGCCGCGCGTGCGGGCGATGAGCGCGCTCGTCGCGGCGCGCGTGCGGCCCCGGTCGCGGCGGCCGGACGAGGCGCGCGCGCTGCTCGCCGAGGCGCGGGAGCTGCTGCGCGCCCGCAACGCCCGCCTGGACCTGCTGGAGGCCGACGTCGCCGAGGCGTACGTCGCGCTGGACACCGGCCGCTGGGCCGACGTGCCCGCGCTCACCGCGCCGCTCGTCAGCTACGCCGACGGCCGCGGCTGGGGCCTCTACGCCGCGTCCGCCCGGATGGTGACCGGCCGCGCCGTGCTCGCGCTCGACCCGGCCGCCGCCGCCGAGCCGCTCGCCGAGACGCTCGACGCCGCCCGCCGCCACGACGTCCCGCAGCTCGGCGCGCTCGCCGCCGCGTGCGTCGAGCAGGCACAGCTCCTCGTCGGCGACGACACCACCGCGTCCATCGGCGACAACGCCGCCGGGCTGGTCGAGACCCGCGCGATGCTCGCCGAGAACGTCGCCCTGCGCGCGCTGCGCGCCGGCGACCCGGCGGGCGCGGCCCGGCGCCTGGAC
- a CDS encoding SRPBCC family protein has product MADQASSSITVNASPADVMAVISDFAAYPEWAGFVKTAEVLETGGDGRATKARFVVDAGVMKADYTLRYTYEGDEKVSWDLEAGTLKENSGSYTLRDDGGTTHVTYSLTIDAGIPMLGMFKRKAEKVVMDTALKELKKRVESRSA; this is encoded by the coding sequence ATGGCGGACCAGGCGAGCAGCTCGATCACGGTCAACGCGTCCCCGGCCGACGTGATGGCGGTCATCTCCGACTTCGCGGCGTACCCGGAGTGGGCGGGGTTCGTGAAGACGGCGGAGGTGCTGGAGACCGGCGGCGACGGGCGCGCGACGAAGGCGCGGTTCGTGGTCGATGCGGGCGTGATGAAGGCCGACTACACGCTGCGCTACACCTACGAGGGCGACGAGAAGGTCTCGTGGGACCTCGAGGCCGGGACGCTGAAGGAGAACTCCGGCTCGTACACGCTGCGCGACGACGGCGGCACGACGCACGTGACGTACTCGCTGACCATCGACGCCGGCATCCCGATGCTCGGCATGTTCAAGCGCAAGGCCGAGAAGGTCGTCATGGACACCGCGCTCAAGGAGCTGAAGAAGCGCGTCGAGTCGCGGTCGGCGTAG
- a CDS encoding ArsA family ATPase — translation MRVLLFTGKGGVGKTTASAATATLAAGRGLKTLVLSTDPAHSLADAVDAPLGPEPTEIDGALYGMQIDAQRSFERSWRVVQDYLMTVLDRSGVDPMAAEELTVLPGAEEVLALLEVRAQVTSGTWDLVVVDCAPTAETLRLLALPEALSWYMDRVFPVGRRVARAMRPVLGRTSVPVPHDRVFEAVERLHTELGEVRALLTDPLRSSVRLVLTPEAVVVAEARRTLTSLSLYGYRVDGVVANRVFPSGGDAWRAGWVAAQAIQLAEVELSFAPLPMWRSPYRAGEPVGVEELAAFAAEAYGSADPLALPPAREPMTVSRTDTGFDLALDLPLADKRELDLVRKGDELVVTVGSRRRVLALPSVLRRCRVSGAALRDGRLVVSFIPDPDQWSASL, via the coding sequence GTGCGGGTCCTCCTCTTCACCGGCAAGGGCGGCGTCGGGAAGACCACCGCCTCCGCCGCCACCGCGACGCTCGCGGCCGGGCGCGGCCTGAAGACGCTGGTGCTCTCGACCGACCCGGCGCACTCGCTCGCCGACGCGGTCGACGCGCCGCTGGGGCCGGAGCCGACCGAGATCGACGGCGCCCTCTACGGCATGCAGATCGACGCGCAGCGGTCGTTCGAACGCTCCTGGCGCGTCGTGCAGGACTACCTGATGACCGTGCTCGACCGCTCCGGCGTCGACCCGATGGCGGCCGAGGAGCTGACCGTGCTGCCCGGCGCCGAGGAGGTGCTGGCGCTGCTGGAGGTGCGCGCGCAGGTCACCTCCGGCACCTGGGACCTCGTCGTCGTCGACTGCGCGCCGACGGCGGAGACGTTGCGGCTGCTGGCGCTGCCGGAGGCGCTGTCCTGGTACATGGACCGCGTGTTCCCGGTCGGCCGCCGCGTCGCGCGGGCGATGCGCCCGGTGCTCGGCCGGACCAGCGTGCCGGTGCCGCACGACCGGGTGTTCGAGGCGGTCGAACGCCTGCACACCGAGCTGGGCGAGGTCCGGGCGCTGCTCACCGACCCGCTGCGGTCGTCGGTGCGGCTGGTGCTCACGCCGGAGGCGGTCGTCGTCGCCGAGGCGCGGCGCACCCTCACCTCGCTGTCGCTCTACGGCTACCGCGTCGACGGCGTCGTGGCCAACCGGGTGTTCCCGTCGGGCGGCGACGCGTGGCGGGCCGGCTGGGTCGCCGCGCAGGCGATCCAGCTCGCCGAGGTGGAGCTGTCGTTCGCGCCGCTGCCGATGTGGCGGTCGCCCTACCGCGCGGGCGAGCCGGTCGGCGTCGAGGAGCTGGCGGCGTTCGCGGCCGAGGCGTACGGCAGCGCCGACCCGCTCGCGCTGCCGCCCGCGCGGGAGCCGATGACGGTCTCCCGCACGGACACCGGCTTCGACCTGGCGCTGGACCTGCCGCTCGCCGACAAGCGCGAGCTGGACCTGGTCCGCAAGGGCGACGAGCTGGTCGTCACGGTCGGCTCGCGGCGGCGGGTGCTCGCCCTGCCGAGCGTGCTGCGCCGCTGCCGCGTCTCCGGCGCGGCGTTGCGCGACGGGCGGCTCGTCGTGTCGTTCATCCCCGACCCCGACCAGTGGAGCGCGTCGCTGTGA
- a CDS encoding DUF5304 family protein yields MTEAVGSLAEEAAKLFNAAEEWWHQHAPQGPAHAGPECRVCPVCQVLALVRNAQPELFEHLAEAASALLLAAKAAVDAQERAWPRRRSDAPVEHIDVL; encoded by the coding sequence GTGACCGAGGCCGTCGGCTCGCTCGCGGAGGAGGCGGCGAAGCTGTTCAACGCCGCCGAGGAGTGGTGGCACCAGCACGCGCCGCAGGGGCCGGCGCACGCCGGGCCGGAGTGCCGCGTCTGCCCGGTCTGCCAGGTGCTGGCGCTGGTGCGCAACGCGCAGCCGGAGCTGTTCGAGCACCTCGCGGAGGCGGCGTCGGCGCTGCTGCTCGCGGCGAAGGCGGCGGTCGACGCGCAGGAACGCGCCTGGCCGCGGCGGCGTTCGGACGCGCCGGTCGAGCACATCGACGTCCTCTGA
- the arcC gene encoding carbamate kinase, with translation MRAVVALGGNALSPPRATGSAEEMRQALASTCGYLADLVTQGVELVLTHGNGPQVGRILLQQEAAAPEIPAMPMDVCGAESQGQIGYLLAQALDNALRARGSDVRALCLVTQVVVDGRDPAFRRPTKPVGPSYDRPTAQRIAHETGHVFTIQPDKRWRRVVASPAPVRFVEERPLLQFVEAGHVVVAAGGGGVPVVDLDGDLRGVEAVVDKDRSAARLGHLVGADLLLILTEVEVVQRGFGTPDAAALPRLTVAEARELLAAGEFPEGSMGPKVQAACDFVEGGGPRAVITSLDRAADAVAGGAGTEVVPA, from the coding sequence ATGCGAGCCGTCGTCGCGCTGGGAGGCAACGCGCTCTCCCCGCCGCGCGCCACCGGCTCGGCGGAGGAGATGCGCCAGGCCCTCGCGAGCACCTGCGGGTACCTCGCCGACCTGGTCACGCAGGGCGTCGAGCTGGTCCTCACCCACGGCAACGGCCCGCAGGTCGGCCGCATCCTGCTCCAGCAGGAGGCCGCCGCCCCGGAGATCCCGGCGATGCCGATGGACGTCTGCGGCGCCGAGTCGCAGGGCCAGATCGGGTACCTGCTCGCGCAGGCGCTGGACAACGCTCTGCGCGCCCGCGGCTCCGACGTCCGCGCGCTCTGCCTCGTCACGCAGGTGGTCGTCGACGGCCGCGACCCGGCGTTCCGCCGGCCCACCAAGCCGGTCGGCCCGTCGTACGACCGACCGACCGCGCAGCGCATCGCGCACGAGACCGGGCACGTCTTCACCATCCAGCCGGACAAGCGGTGGCGGCGCGTCGTCGCGTCGCCCGCGCCGGTGCGGTTCGTGGAGGAACGGCCGCTGCTCCAGTTCGTCGAGGCGGGTCACGTCGTCGTCGCGGCCGGCGGCGGCGGGGTGCCGGTGGTCGACCTCGACGGCGACCTGCGCGGCGTCGAGGCGGTGGTCGACAAGGACCGCTCCGCCGCCCGGCTCGGCCACCTCGTCGGCGCGGACCTGCTGCTGATCCTCACCGAGGTCGAGGTGGTGCAGCGCGGATTCGGCACGCCGGACGCGGCGGCGTTGCCGCGGCTGACCGTCGCCGAGGCGCGCGAGCTGCTGGCGGCGGGGGAGTTCCCCGAGGGGTCGATGGGGCCGAAGGTGCAGGCGGCCTGCGACTTCGTGGAGGGGGGCGGCCCGCGCGCGGTCATCACGTCGCTGGACCGTGCCGCCGACGCCGTCGCGGGCGGTGCCGGCACGGAAGTCGTGCCGGCGTGA
- a CDS encoding endonuclease/exonuclease/phosphatase family protein, which translates to MTALRVLSYNVLSLRLGTDRVAAVVRACAPDVVCVQEAPRFLGWRRRCHALADASGLAFVTGGRPAGAVMLMARRDLRVVWARDAKLPWHPPRHRRGAAVAAFDVGGTEVVVASTHLSLHDDERLQQAGDLLALLRSWDAPAVLAGDVNEDPDGPAFGLLADAMADAYATAPDGDGRTSTAAHPRRRIDAVFADRRLRVVSCGAVRVAGAAEASDHLPVLAVLETAR; encoded by the coding sequence GTGACCGCGCTGCGCGTGCTCTCCTACAACGTCCTCTCGCTCCGCCTCGGCACGGACCGGGTCGCCGCCGTCGTGCGCGCCTGCGCGCCCGACGTCGTCTGCGTGCAGGAGGCGCCGCGGTTCCTCGGCTGGCGCCGCCGCTGCCACGCGCTCGCCGACGCGAGCGGGCTCGCGTTCGTCACCGGCGGGCGGCCCGCCGGCGCGGTGATGCTCATGGCGCGGCGCGACCTGCGCGTCGTCTGGGCGCGCGACGCGAAGCTGCCGTGGCACCCGCCGCGGCACCGTCGCGGCGCGGCCGTCGCGGCGTTCGACGTCGGCGGCACCGAGGTCGTCGTCGCCTCCACGCACCTGAGCCTGCACGACGACGAACGCCTCCAGCAGGCCGGCGACCTGCTCGCGCTGCTGCGGTCCTGGGACGCGCCCGCGGTGCTCGCCGGCGACGTCAACGAGGACCCGGACGGACCGGCGTTCGGGCTGCTCGCCGACGCGATGGCCGACGCGTACGCGACCGCGCCCGACGGCGACGGCCGCACCAGCACCGCGGCCCACCCGCGGCGGCGCATCGACGCGGTGTTCGCCGACCGCCGGCTGCGCGTCGTCTCCTGCGGCGCCGTCCGGGTCGCCGGGGCCGCCGAGGCCAGCGACCACCTGCCCGTCCTGGCGGTGCTGGAAACGGCGCGTTAG
- a CDS encoding ROK family glucokinase produces MALAIGVDIGGTKVAGGVVDGGGRVLAETRRATPSDDADAALDAVVEVVRELRAECDVAAVGVAAAGYVSADRTTMLFAPNLPWADVPVRDRVAEAVDLPVVVENDANAAAWAESRFGAGRGEPDLVCLTVGTGIGAGIVVDGELYRGRFGIAGEPGHLTVVPDGIPCGCGNAGCLEQYASGTALVRYAKARGLDSDGPAIADAARDGDERAVAAFAEVGEWLGRGLANVATVLDPGLFVVGGGVADAGALLLDPARASFARHLSGAAHRPHADVRPAALGNAAGLVGAADLARR; encoded by the coding sequence ATGGCGCTGGCCATCGGCGTCGACATCGGCGGCACCAAGGTGGCCGGCGGGGTGGTGGACGGCGGCGGCCGCGTGCTCGCGGAGACGCGGCGCGCGACGCCGTCCGACGACGCGGACGCCGCGCTCGACGCGGTGGTCGAGGTGGTGCGCGAGCTGCGCGCGGAGTGCGACGTGGCCGCCGTCGGCGTCGCCGCGGCCGGCTACGTCAGCGCCGACCGGACCACGATGCTGTTCGCCCCGAACCTGCCGTGGGCCGACGTCCCGGTCCGCGACCGCGTCGCCGAGGCGGTCGACCTGCCGGTCGTCGTGGAGAACGACGCCAACGCCGCCGCCTGGGCCGAGTCCCGCTTCGGCGCCGGCCGCGGCGAGCCCGACCTGGTCTGCCTGACGGTCGGCACCGGCATCGGCGCCGGCATCGTGGTGGACGGGGAGCTGTACCGCGGCCGCTTCGGCATCGCCGGCGAGCCCGGTCACCTCACCGTCGTGCCCGACGGCATCCCCTGCGGCTGCGGCAACGCCGGCTGCCTGGAGCAGTACGCCAGCGGCACCGCGCTCGTCCGCTACGCGAAGGCGCGCGGTCTGGACTCGGACGGCCCGGCGATCGCCGACGCGGCGCGGGACGGCGACGAGCGCGCGGTGGCGGCGTTCGCCGAGGTCGGCGAGTGGCTCGGGCGCGGGCTGGCCAACGTCGCGACGGTCCTCGACCCGGGGCTGTTCGTCGTGGGTGGCGGTGTCGCCGACGCGGGGGCGTTGCTGCTCGACCCGGCGCGGGCGTCGTTCGCGCGGCACCTCTCCGGCGCGGCCCACCGCCCGCACGCGGACGTCCGCCCCGCCGCCCTCGGCAACGCCGCCGGCCTCGTCGGCGCCGCGGACCTGGCCCGCCGGTGA